A genome region from Tachyglossus aculeatus isolate mTacAcu1 chromosome 1, mTacAcu1.pri, whole genome shotgun sequence includes the following:
- the KLC1 gene encoding kinesin light chain 1 isoform X5 yields the protein MYDNMSTMVYLKEDKLEKLTQDEIISKTKQVIQGLEALKNEHNSILQSLLETLKCLKKDDESNLVEEKSNMIRKSLEMLELGLSEAQVMMALSNHLNAVESEKQKLRAQVRRLCQENQWLRDELANTQQKLQKSEQSVAQLEEEKKHLEFMNQLKKYDDDISPSEDKDTDSTKEPLDDLFPNDEDDQGQGIQQQHSSAAAAAQQGGYEIPARLRTLHNLVIQYASQGRYEVAVPLCKQALEDLEKTSGHDHPDVATMLNILALVYRDQNKYKDAANLLNDALAIREKTLGKDHPAVAATLNNLAVLYGKRGKYKEAEPLCKRALEIREKVLGKDHPDVAKQLNNLALLCQNQGKYEEVEYYYQRALEIYQTKLGPDDPNVAKTKNNLASCYLKQGKFKQAETLYKEILTRAHEREFGSVDDENKPIWMHAEEREECKGKQKDGTSFGEYGGWYKACKVDSPTVTTTLKNLGALYRRQGKFEAAETLEEAAMRSRKQGLDNAHKQRVAEVLNDPESIEKRRSRESLNVDVVKYESGPDGGEEVSMSVEWNGMRKMKLSG from the exons ATGTATGACAACATGTCCACGATGGTGTATCTAAAGGAAGACAAGTTGGAGAAGCTGACGCAAGATGAAATTATTTCGAAGACAAAGCAAGTTATTCAGGGACTGGAGGCGCTGAAGAATGAACACAATTCCATCTTGCAGAGTTTACTCGAAACCCTCAAGTGTTTGAAGAAAGATGACGAAAGTAATCTGGTGGAAGAGAAATCAAACATGATTCGGAAATCGCTGGAAATGCTGGAGCTTGGACTGAGCGAGGCACAG GTAATGATGGCTTTGTCAAATCATCTAAATGCCGTTGAATCGGAGAAACAGAAGTTGCGTGCTCAGGTGCGCCGATTGTGCCAGGAAAATCAGTGGCTGCGGGACGAGTTAGCTAACACACAACAAAAATTACAAAAGAGCGAACAGTCCGTGGCCCagttggaggaagaaaagaaacatCTGGAATTCATGAATCAGTTGAAAAAATATGACGACGATATTTCTCCATCA GAGGACAAAGACACTGATTCTACCAAAGAACCTCTGGATGACCTCTTCCCTAATGACGAAGATGATCAAGGACAAGGAA TCCAACAGCAGCATAGCAGTGCAGCGGCCGCTGCCCAGCAAGGTGGCTATGAAATTCCTGCCAGATTACGGACCCTTCATAATCTCGTCATCCAGTACGCTTCCCAGGGTCGCTATGAGGTTGCCGTACCTCTCTGCAAACAAGCCCTGGAAGACCTAGAGAAGACTTCCGGACACGATCACCCGGACGTGGCCACGATGCTGAATATACTGGCCTTGGTGTACAG GGATCAGAACAAGTACAAAGACGCAGCTAACCTACTGAATGACGCCTTGGCCATTCGTGAAAAGACACTGGGCAAAGATCACCCAGCG GTGGCCGCAACACTGAATAATCTTGCAGTTCTCTATGGTAAAAGAGGGAAGTACAAGGAAGCTGAGCCTTTGTGTAAGAGAGCTctggagatcagagaaaag GTTTTGGGGAAGGATCACCCGGATGTTGCCAAGCAGTTAAATAACTTGGCCTTATTATGCCAGAATCAAGGCAAATATGAGGAGGTGGAATATTATTATCAACGAGCACTTGAGATCTACCAAACCAAACTGGGACCTGATGACCCTAATGTGGCGAAGACGAAAAATAATCTG GCATCCTGCTATTTGAAACAAGGCAAATTTAAACAAGCGGAAACTCTGTATAAGGAGATCCTAACTCGTGCGCATGAAAGGGAATTTGGCTCTGTAGATG ATGAGAACAAACCCATTTGGATGCACGCCGAAGAGCGAGAAGAGTGCAAA GGAAAGCAGAAGGATGGAACGTCTTTTGGAGAATACGGTGGTTGGTACAAAGCCTGCAAAGTTGACAG TCCAACGGTGACAACTACTTTAAAGAACCTTGGGGCACTTTACAGGCGCCAAGGCAAGTTTGAGGCGGCTGAAACGTTAGAGGAAGCGGCAATGAGGTCTCGCAAACAG GGTCTCGACAATGCTCACAAACAGAGAGTGGCTGAGGTGCTGAACGACCCTGAGAGCATCGAGAAAAGGCGGAGCCGAGAGAGCCTCAACGTTGACGTGGTAAAGTACGAGAGTGGCCCTgacggaggagaggaagtgagtaTGAGCGTAGAGTGGAACGGG
- the KLC1 gene encoding kinesin light chain 1 isoform X4 produces MYDNMSTMVYLKEDKLEKLTQDEIISKTKQVIQGLEALKNEHNSILQSLLETLKCLKKDDESNLVEEKSNMIRKSLEMLELGLSEAQVMMALSNHLNAVESEKQKLRAQVRRLCQENQWLRDELANTQQKLQKSEQSVAQLEEEKKHLEFMNQLKKYDDDISPSEDKDTDSTKEPLDDLFPNDEDDQGQGIQQQHSSAAAAAQQGGYEIPARLRTLHNLVIQYASQGRYEVAVPLCKQALEDLEKTSGHDHPDVATMLNILALVYRDQNKYKDAANLLNDALAIREKTLGKDHPAVAATLNNLAVLYGKRGKYKEAEPLCKRALEIREKVLGKDHPDVAKQLNNLALLCQNQGKYEEVEYYYQRALEIYQTKLGPDDPNVAKTKNNLASCYLKQGKFKQAETLYKEILTRAHEREFGSVDDENKPIWMHAEEREECKGKQKDGTSFGEYGGWYKACKVDSPTVTTTLKNLGALYRRQGKFEAAETLEEAAMRSRKQGLDNAHKQRVAEVLNDPESIEKRRSRESLNVDVVKYESGPDGGEEVSMSVEWNGDGTGSLKRSGSFSKLRASIRRSSEKLVRKLKGGSSRESEPKNPGNEINV; encoded by the exons ATGTATGACAACATGTCCACGATGGTGTATCTAAAGGAAGACAAGTTGGAGAAGCTGACGCAAGATGAAATTATTTCGAAGACAAAGCAAGTTATTCAGGGACTGGAGGCGCTGAAGAATGAACACAATTCCATCTTGCAGAGTTTACTCGAAACCCTCAAGTGTTTGAAGAAAGATGACGAAAGTAATCTGGTGGAAGAGAAATCAAACATGATTCGGAAATCGCTGGAAATGCTGGAGCTTGGACTGAGCGAGGCACAG GTAATGATGGCTTTGTCAAATCATCTAAATGCCGTTGAATCGGAGAAACAGAAGTTGCGTGCTCAGGTGCGCCGATTGTGCCAGGAAAATCAGTGGCTGCGGGACGAGTTAGCTAACACACAACAAAAATTACAAAAGAGCGAACAGTCCGTGGCCCagttggaggaagaaaagaaacatCTGGAATTCATGAATCAGTTGAAAAAATATGACGACGATATTTCTCCATCA GAGGACAAAGACACTGATTCTACCAAAGAACCTCTGGATGACCTCTTCCCTAATGACGAAGATGATCAAGGACAAGGAA TCCAACAGCAGCATAGCAGTGCAGCGGCCGCTGCCCAGCAAGGTGGCTATGAAATTCCTGCCAGATTACGGACCCTTCATAATCTCGTCATCCAGTACGCTTCCCAGGGTCGCTATGAGGTTGCCGTACCTCTCTGCAAACAAGCCCTGGAAGACCTAGAGAAGACTTCCGGACACGATCACCCGGACGTGGCCACGATGCTGAATATACTGGCCTTGGTGTACAG GGATCAGAACAAGTACAAAGACGCAGCTAACCTACTGAATGACGCCTTGGCCATTCGTGAAAAGACACTGGGCAAAGATCACCCAGCG GTGGCCGCAACACTGAATAATCTTGCAGTTCTCTATGGTAAAAGAGGGAAGTACAAGGAAGCTGAGCCTTTGTGTAAGAGAGCTctggagatcagagaaaag GTTTTGGGGAAGGATCACCCGGATGTTGCCAAGCAGTTAAATAACTTGGCCTTATTATGCCAGAATCAAGGCAAATATGAGGAGGTGGAATATTATTATCAACGAGCACTTGAGATCTACCAAACCAAACTGGGACCTGATGACCCTAATGTGGCGAAGACGAAAAATAATCTG GCATCCTGCTATTTGAAACAAGGCAAATTTAAACAAGCGGAAACTCTGTATAAGGAGATCCTAACTCGTGCGCATGAAAGGGAATTTGGCTCTGTAGATG ATGAGAACAAACCCATTTGGATGCACGCCGAAGAGCGAGAAGAGTGCAAA GGAAAGCAGAAGGATGGAACGTCTTTTGGAGAATACGGTGGTTGGTACAAAGCCTGCAAAGTTGACAG TCCAACGGTGACAACTACTTTAAAGAACCTTGGGGCACTTTACAGGCGCCAAGGCAAGTTTGAGGCGGCTGAAACGTTAGAGGAAGCGGCAATGAGGTCTCGCAAACAG GGTCTCGACAATGCTCACAAACAGAGAGTGGCTGAGGTGCTGAACGACCCTGAGAGCATCGAGAAAAGGCGGAGCCGAGAGAGCCTCAACGTTGACGTGGTAAAGTACGAGAGTGGCCCTgacggaggagaggaagtgagtaTGAGCGTAGAGTGGAACGGG
- the KLC1 gene encoding kinesin light chain 1 isoform X6 — translation MYDNMSTMVYLKEDKLEKLTQDEIISKTKQVIQGLEALKNEHNSILQSLLETLKCLKKDDESNLVEEKSNMIRKSLEMLELGLSEAQVMMALSNHLNAVESEKQKLRAQVRRLCQENQWLRDELANTQQKLQKSEQSVAQLEEEKKHLEFMNQLKKYDDDISPSEDKDTDSTKEPLDDLFPNDEDDQGQGIQQQHSSAAAAAQQGGYEIPARLRTLHNLVIQYASQGRYEVAVPLCKQALEDLEKTSGHDHPDVATMLNILALVYRDQNKYKDAANLLNDALAIREKTLGKDHPAVAATLNNLAVLYGKRGKYKEAEPLCKRALEIREKVLGKDHPDVAKQLNNLALLCQNQGKYEEVEYYYQRALEIYQTKLGPDDPNVAKTKNNLASCYLKQGKFKQAETLYKEILTRAHEREFGSVDDENKPIWMHAEEREECKGKQKDGTSFGEYGGWYKACKVDSPTVTTTLKNLGALYRRQGKFEAAETLEEAAMRSRKQGLDNAHKQRVAEVLNDPESIEKRRSRESLNVDVVKYESGPDGGEEMRKMKLSG, via the exons ATGTATGACAACATGTCCACGATGGTGTATCTAAAGGAAGACAAGTTGGAGAAGCTGACGCAAGATGAAATTATTTCGAAGACAAAGCAAGTTATTCAGGGACTGGAGGCGCTGAAGAATGAACACAATTCCATCTTGCAGAGTTTACTCGAAACCCTCAAGTGTTTGAAGAAAGATGACGAAAGTAATCTGGTGGAAGAGAAATCAAACATGATTCGGAAATCGCTGGAAATGCTGGAGCTTGGACTGAGCGAGGCACAG GTAATGATGGCTTTGTCAAATCATCTAAATGCCGTTGAATCGGAGAAACAGAAGTTGCGTGCTCAGGTGCGCCGATTGTGCCAGGAAAATCAGTGGCTGCGGGACGAGTTAGCTAACACACAACAAAAATTACAAAAGAGCGAACAGTCCGTGGCCCagttggaggaagaaaagaaacatCTGGAATTCATGAATCAGTTGAAAAAATATGACGACGATATTTCTCCATCA GAGGACAAAGACACTGATTCTACCAAAGAACCTCTGGATGACCTCTTCCCTAATGACGAAGATGATCAAGGACAAGGAA TCCAACAGCAGCATAGCAGTGCAGCGGCCGCTGCCCAGCAAGGTGGCTATGAAATTCCTGCCAGATTACGGACCCTTCATAATCTCGTCATCCAGTACGCTTCCCAGGGTCGCTATGAGGTTGCCGTACCTCTCTGCAAACAAGCCCTGGAAGACCTAGAGAAGACTTCCGGACACGATCACCCGGACGTGGCCACGATGCTGAATATACTGGCCTTGGTGTACAG GGATCAGAACAAGTACAAAGACGCAGCTAACCTACTGAATGACGCCTTGGCCATTCGTGAAAAGACACTGGGCAAAGATCACCCAGCG GTGGCCGCAACACTGAATAATCTTGCAGTTCTCTATGGTAAAAGAGGGAAGTACAAGGAAGCTGAGCCTTTGTGTAAGAGAGCTctggagatcagagaaaag GTTTTGGGGAAGGATCACCCGGATGTTGCCAAGCAGTTAAATAACTTGGCCTTATTATGCCAGAATCAAGGCAAATATGAGGAGGTGGAATATTATTATCAACGAGCACTTGAGATCTACCAAACCAAACTGGGACCTGATGACCCTAATGTGGCGAAGACGAAAAATAATCTG GCATCCTGCTATTTGAAACAAGGCAAATTTAAACAAGCGGAAACTCTGTATAAGGAGATCCTAACTCGTGCGCATGAAAGGGAATTTGGCTCTGTAGATG ATGAGAACAAACCCATTTGGATGCACGCCGAAGAGCGAGAAGAGTGCAAA GGAAAGCAGAAGGATGGAACGTCTTTTGGAGAATACGGTGGTTGGTACAAAGCCTGCAAAGTTGACAG TCCAACGGTGACAACTACTTTAAAGAACCTTGGGGCACTTTACAGGCGCCAAGGCAAGTTTGAGGCGGCTGAAACGTTAGAGGAAGCGGCAATGAGGTCTCGCAAACAG GGTCTCGACAATGCTCACAAACAGAGAGTGGCTGAGGTGCTGAACGACCCTGAGAGCATCGAGAAAAGGCGGAGCCGAGAGAGCCTCAACGTTGACGTGGTAAAGTACGAGAGTGGCCCTgacggaggagaggaa
- the KLC1 gene encoding kinesin light chain 1 isoform X7 has protein sequence MYDNMSTMVYLKEDKLEKLTQDEIISKTKQVIQGLEALKNEHNSILQSLLETLKCLKKDDESNLVEEKSNMIRKSLEMLELGLSEAQVMMALSNHLNAVESEKQKLRAQVRRLCQENQWLRDELANTQQKLQKSEQSVAQLEEEKKHLEFMNQLKKYDDDISPSEDKDTDSTKEPLDDLFPNDEDDQGQGIQQQHSSAAAAAQQGGYEIPARLRTLHNLVIQYASQGRYEVAVPLCKQALEDLEKTSGHDHPDVATMLNILALVYRDQNKYKDAANLLNDALAIREKTLGKDHPAVAATLNNLAVLYGKRGKYKEAEPLCKRALEIREKVLGKDHPDVAKQLNNLALLCQNQGKYEEVEYYYQRALEIYQTKLGPDDPNVAKTKNNLASCYLKQGKFKQAETLYKEILTRAHEREFGSVDDENKPIWMHAEEREECKGKQKDGTSFGEYGGWYKACKVDSPTVTTTLKNLGALYRRQGKFEAAETLEEAAMRSRKQGLDNAHKQRVAEVLNDPESIEKRRSRESLNVDVVKYESGPDGGEEA, from the exons ATGTATGACAACATGTCCACGATGGTGTATCTAAAGGAAGACAAGTTGGAGAAGCTGACGCAAGATGAAATTATTTCGAAGACAAAGCAAGTTATTCAGGGACTGGAGGCGCTGAAGAATGAACACAATTCCATCTTGCAGAGTTTACTCGAAACCCTCAAGTGTTTGAAGAAAGATGACGAAAGTAATCTGGTGGAAGAGAAATCAAACATGATTCGGAAATCGCTGGAAATGCTGGAGCTTGGACTGAGCGAGGCACAG GTAATGATGGCTTTGTCAAATCATCTAAATGCCGTTGAATCGGAGAAACAGAAGTTGCGTGCTCAGGTGCGCCGATTGTGCCAGGAAAATCAGTGGCTGCGGGACGAGTTAGCTAACACACAACAAAAATTACAAAAGAGCGAACAGTCCGTGGCCCagttggaggaagaaaagaaacatCTGGAATTCATGAATCAGTTGAAAAAATATGACGACGATATTTCTCCATCA GAGGACAAAGACACTGATTCTACCAAAGAACCTCTGGATGACCTCTTCCCTAATGACGAAGATGATCAAGGACAAGGAA TCCAACAGCAGCATAGCAGTGCAGCGGCCGCTGCCCAGCAAGGTGGCTATGAAATTCCTGCCAGATTACGGACCCTTCATAATCTCGTCATCCAGTACGCTTCCCAGGGTCGCTATGAGGTTGCCGTACCTCTCTGCAAACAAGCCCTGGAAGACCTAGAGAAGACTTCCGGACACGATCACCCGGACGTGGCCACGATGCTGAATATACTGGCCTTGGTGTACAG GGATCAGAACAAGTACAAAGACGCAGCTAACCTACTGAATGACGCCTTGGCCATTCGTGAAAAGACACTGGGCAAAGATCACCCAGCG GTGGCCGCAACACTGAATAATCTTGCAGTTCTCTATGGTAAAAGAGGGAAGTACAAGGAAGCTGAGCCTTTGTGTAAGAGAGCTctggagatcagagaaaag GTTTTGGGGAAGGATCACCCGGATGTTGCCAAGCAGTTAAATAACTTGGCCTTATTATGCCAGAATCAAGGCAAATATGAGGAGGTGGAATATTATTATCAACGAGCACTTGAGATCTACCAAACCAAACTGGGACCTGATGACCCTAATGTGGCGAAGACGAAAAATAATCTG GCATCCTGCTATTTGAAACAAGGCAAATTTAAACAAGCGGAAACTCTGTATAAGGAGATCCTAACTCGTGCGCATGAAAGGGAATTTGGCTCTGTAGATG ATGAGAACAAACCCATTTGGATGCACGCCGAAGAGCGAGAAGAGTGCAAA GGAAAGCAGAAGGATGGAACGTCTTTTGGAGAATACGGTGGTTGGTACAAAGCCTGCAAAGTTGACAG TCCAACGGTGACAACTACTTTAAAGAACCTTGGGGCACTTTACAGGCGCCAAGGCAAGTTTGAGGCGGCTGAAACGTTAGAGGAAGCGGCAATGAGGTCTCGCAAACAG GGTCTCGACAATGCTCACAAACAGAGAGTGGCTGAGGTGCTGAACGACCCTGAGAGCATCGAGAAAAGGCGGAGCCGAGAGAGCCTCAACGTTGACGTGGTAAAGTACGAGAGTGGCCCTgacggaggagaggaa